The Arcobacter sp. LA11 genome includes a region encoding these proteins:
- a CDS encoding HD-GYP domain-containing protein produces the protein MDKKKQIAFNLNNFLLSISIALDLAENDLKNTTPNHSKRVAFLSLKIAEKYNLTPQEMSDLCAYSLVHNIALKKENNYTKEYYELTQECVDKLPFLCGYKNVLKYHNEYYNGSGIFGITGKEIPLLAQIISFSHLLDEKFDLSGKDIENRKGIIKFLERNENKLFSEEIVNHFLDVASSIDFWLDIQNENDILFYIFGTLHDFTSSPTFEEVLSYTTIFSDLVEEDTDFIDKCSKMADFYSFEHKDKQTFLIAASLHHIGKLAIPNDILCKESKLTDDEYEIMKSYPYYTKKILSNLMGFNDITNWACRIQETIDGTGYPYKLKGKDLSLKDRLMSALNIYQSLRNKKPYRDAFNHKKAIGVMSELVNRGKLDKSIVEDIHVQLV, from the coding sequence ATGGACAAAAAGAAACAAATTGCATTTAATTTAAATAATTTTTTACTTTCTATTTCAATTGCATTAGATTTAGCAGAAAATGATTTAAAAAACACAACTCCAAATCATTCAAAAAGAGTTGCTTTTTTAAGTCTAAAAATTGCAGAAAAATATAATTTAACTCCTCAAGAAATGTCGGATTTATGTGCGTACTCTTTAGTTCATAATATTGCTTTAAAAAAAGAGAATAATTATACGAAAGAGTATTATGAACTTACACAAGAATGCGTAGACAAATTACCTTTTTTATGCGGATATAAGAATGTATTAAAGTATCATAATGAATACTATAATGGAAGTGGAATATTTGGTATAACGGGGAAAGAAATTCCTTTATTAGCGCAAATCATCTCTTTTTCTCACTTATTAGATGAAAAGTTTGATTTAAGTGGTAAAGATATTGAGAATAGAAAAGGAATAATCAAATTTTTAGAAAGAAATGAGAATAAACTTTTTTCTGAAGAAATAGTAAATCATTTTCTTGATGTTGCTTCTTCTATTGATTTTTGGTTAGATATTCAAAATGAAAATGATATTTTATTTTATATTTTTGGAACTTTACATGATTTTACTTCAAGTCCAACATTTGAAGAAGTATTATCTTATACTACAATTTTTTCTGACCTTGTTGAAGAGGATACAGATTTTATTGATAAATGTTCTAAGATGGCTGATTTTTATAGTTTTGAGCATAAAGATAAACAAACGTTTTTAATTGCTGCATCATTACATCATATTGGTAAGCTTGCTATTCCAAATGATATATTATGCAAAGAATCAAAATTAACTGATGATGAATATGAAATAATGAAATCATATCCATACTACACAAAGAAAATATTAAGTAACCTAATGGGCTTTAATGATATAACTAATTGGGCTTGTAGAATCCAAGAAACTATAGATGGAACAGGATATCCTTACAAATTAAAAGGAAAAGATTTAAGTTTAAAAGACAGACTTATGTCTGCTTTAAATATATATCAATCTCTAAGGAATAAAAAGCCATACAGAGATGCTTTTAATCATAAAAAAGCAATTGGTGTAATGTCTGAATTAGTAAATAGAGGTAAATTAGATAAATCAATTGTTGAAGATATTCATGTTCAATTAGTTTAA